In one Drosophila albomicans strain 15112-1751.03 chromosome X, ASM965048v2, whole genome shotgun sequence genomic region, the following are encoded:
- the LOC117566684 gene encoding mitochondrial import receptor subunit TOM20 homolog B-like, producing MSSRTLLGITMGTAGAILLGYCIYLDQKRRADPEYKRKLHDRRQHTEKAQDMKDDHNDNQLTECPMEEPLGEVSDHLALEHCFESEMKMGEQLICQGNIADGVTHFANAIMMCAHPLPVLQTIQESLPDFVFMPLLMKLTELQSNSSSTKDNSTTSIQEYA from the coding sequence ATGTCGAGTAGAACATTGCTGGGAATAACCATGGGCACAGCCGGTGCAATACTTTTAGGATATTGCATCTATCTTGATCAGAAGCGACGAGCTGATCCCGAGTACAAACGCAAATTACACGATCGACGACAACACACTGAAAAGGCCCAAGACATGAAAGATGATCACAATGACAATCAATTGACCGAGTGCCCAATGGAAGAGCCTCTCGGTGAGGTGAGCGATCATTTGGCACTGGAGCATTGCTTTGAGAGTGAGATGAAGATGGGCGAACAGTTGATTTGTCAGGGCAACATTGCGGATGGTGTCACGCATTTTGCCAACGCGATTATGATGTGCGCTCATCCATTGCCAGTGCTTCAAACAATCCAAGAATCTCTGCCGGATTTCGTATTTATGCCATTGCTAATGAAACTCACCGAACtgcagagcaacagcagctcgaCCAAGGACAATTCAACCACCAGCATACAGGAGTATGCTTGA